One window of Kosmotoga arenicorallina S304 genomic DNA carries:
- the fmt gene encoding methionyl-tRNA formyltransferase, with protein sequence MRIVFMGTPEFAAMHLKTLLEDSWNIVGVFSQPDKEKGRGRKLEPTPVKLVAREFGIPVFQPKSVNKGEGFEALSSLSPDVIITVAYGKLLKKNVITLPPLGCYNVHASLLPKYRGAAPIQRALEAGESKTGITIFQIDEGMDSGPIAMVREVEIFPEDNLGTLSEKLCQLGCHMLTEFMVNLYRGKIALVPQNHELATYAPKITKEDTIITDFDDACRIYNKIRAYDPEPGVRVKLGEKMIKLYDALFQNETPDGIPGEIISIGKKYMIVKCQKGVLKISGIQFPGKKKISPWQAKAGRLITEGQVLGGK encoded by the coding sequence ATGAGGATTGTATTCATGGGTACGCCAGAATTTGCAGCGATGCATCTTAAAACCCTATTAGAAGATTCGTGGAATATTGTCGGGGTTTTTTCACAGCCGGATAAAGAAAAAGGAAGAGGAAGGAAACTCGAACCAACTCCGGTGAAGCTTGTTGCCAGGGAGTTTGGAATTCCTGTTTTTCAACCTAAGAGTGTAAATAAAGGCGAAGGCTTTGAAGCTCTAAGTTCTCTTTCACCAGATGTCATAATTACCGTAGCTTACGGGAAGCTCCTCAAAAAAAATGTCATAACACTTCCTCCTTTGGGGTGTTACAACGTTCATGCTTCCCTTCTGCCAAAGTATAGGGGAGCTGCTCCAATACAAAGGGCTCTTGAAGCTGGAGAGTCGAAAACCGGTATAACAATATTCCAGATAGATGAAGGTATGGATAGCGGGCCAATAGCAATGGTAAGGGAAGTTGAAATCTTCCCCGAAGACAATCTCGGTACATTGAGCGAAAAGCTATGCCAGTTAGGTTGTCATATGCTGACAGAGTTCATGGTGAATTTGTATAGAGGAAAAATCGCATTGGTTCCCCAAAACCATGAACTTGCTACTTATGCTCCTAAAATAACCAAGGAAGATACAATTATCACGGATTTTGATGACGCCTGTAGAATATATAACAAAATCAGGGCTTATGACCCAGAGCCGGGTGTGAGAGTCAAATTAGGCGAGAAAATGATAAAATTATATGACGCATTATTTCAAAATGAAACTCCAGACGGCATACCGGGTGAAATAATATCCATTGGAAAAAAGTATATGATTGTCAAATGCCAGAAAGGGGTTTTGAAGATATCGGGAATACAATTTCCCGGAAAAAAGAAAATTAGTCCCTGGCAGGCAAAAGCAGGCAGACTGATAACAGAAGGTCAAGTTTTAGGAGGTAAATAG
- the def gene encoding peptide deformylase yields the protein MQIIYIGNPILREVSKPVEKFDEELGAFVEELTKTMYEEDGVGLAAPQVAVSKRLFVFDDGSGPRVIINPEIIEKGTEEVTMEEGCLSIPGIYANITRPSWVKMRFQDVKGEVNEEVFEGYAGRIVQHEYDHLEGVLFVDYLSPAKKALLRPKLNNIIKGKLAR from the coding sequence ATGCAGATTATTTACATAGGCAATCCCATTTTGAGGGAAGTTTCAAAACCTGTTGAAAAATTTGATGAAGAATTAGGAGCTTTTGTTGAAGAGCTAACAAAGACGATGTACGAAGAAGATGGTGTTGGACTCGCTGCTCCTCAGGTCGCTGTTTCAAAAAGGCTTTTTGTTTTCGATGATGGTTCAGGTCCAAGGGTTATAATCAACCCGGAGATAATTGAGAAAGGAACTGAAGAAGTCACTATGGAAGAAGGATGTTTGAGCATTCCGGGCATATACGCCAATATCACAAGGCCTTCCTGGGTAAAAATGCGCTTTCAGGATGTAAAGGGTGAAGTGAATGAGGAAGTCTTTGAAGGATATGCTGGAAGAATTGTTCAGCATGAATATGACCACCTTGAGGGGGTTCTTTTTGTTGACTATCTTTCGCCAGCCAAAAAAGCTTTATTAAGGCCAAAGCTGAATAATATTATAAAGGGGAAATTGGCCAGATGA
- the surE gene encoding 5'/3'-nucleotidase SurE produces MNILLTNDDGIMAPGINILAEELSKEHEVLVVAPDVERSATGHAITIRTPLWAKEVRVGNKEIGYAINGTPADCVKLGLLAISNVEIDLVISGINRGPNLGTDILYSGTVSGALEGAIMEKPSMAISLAEWNNPKYETAALFVVEFLKRFDIKNIPEFTALNVNVPSLDPVDVKGWKVTRQSRRRFRDYFEKRKDPYGNNYYWMFGEVVEDDPGEDSDYAAVRAGYISITPIYAFMTNFDFMEKIKKDLRG; encoded by the coding sequence TTGAATATTCTATTGACGAATGACGATGGCATAATGGCTCCCGGGATAAACATACTTGCTGAGGAACTATCAAAAGAACACGAGGTTCTGGTAGTTGCTCCGGATGTTGAGAGAAGCGCTACCGGACATGCAATAACTATAAGAACACCCCTTTGGGCGAAAGAAGTGAGAGTGGGCAATAAAGAAATAGGGTATGCGATAAACGGTACACCCGCTGATTGTGTTAAACTGGGATTGCTCGCAATATCAAATGTGGAAATTGATCTTGTCATTAGCGGGATAAATAGAGGGCCAAACCTCGGAACGGATATTCTCTATTCAGGCACAGTGTCGGGTGCTCTTGAAGGAGCGATTATGGAAAAACCATCCATGGCTATATCCCTGGCTGAGTGGAACAATCCAAAATATGAAACGGCAGCGCTTTTTGTAGTGGAATTTCTGAAAAGATTTGATATTAAAAATATTCCTGAATTTACTGCGCTGAACGTGAATGTTCCATCACTGGATCCTGTAGACGTGAAGGGGTGGAAAGTGACAAGGCAGAGCAGAAGAAGGTTTAGAGATTATTTTGAAAAGCGAAAAGATCCTTATGGAAATAATTATTATTGGATGTTTGGGGAAGTCGTGGAAGATGACCCCGGAGAAGATTCAGATTACGCAGCTGTGAGAGCAGGGTATATCTCTATAACTCCCATATACGCATTCATGACGAATTTTGATTTCATGGAGAAGATAAAAAAAGATCTGAGAGGATGA
- a CDS encoding HD domain-containing protein produces MPYRGYIDRVIKLFPETAEVYEIVKAEMSKYPGASHDLSHVERVMANCWKIYTEEKAGDLKTISLAVLLHDSKRHEEENSGEDHALSGAEFARTLLLNRGFPIETVETVYDSIICHSYSNHKVPRFIEGKILQDADRLDTIGAIAIARLFNHNNGIKRPLYSPEIKPKKTYDGISLTYLNHIFEKILKITPDSFWTETAQKMARERYQFTLEFTRKFLREWYALD; encoded by the coding sequence ATGCCTTACAGGGGATATATCGATAGGGTGATAAAACTCTTCCCGGAAACAGCAGAGGTTTACGAAATTGTTAAAGCCGAAATGTCGAAATACCCGGGGGCAAGCCATGATTTATCACATGTTGAAAGGGTCATGGCAAATTGCTGGAAAATTTATACTGAAGAAAAAGCAGGAGATCTAAAAACTATTTCTCTTGCAGTTTTGCTTCATGATTCAAAACGCCATGAGGAGGAAAATTCTGGAGAAGACCACGCTCTTTCAGGAGCGGAATTTGCACGAACCCTTCTCTTGAATAGAGGCTTTCCAATAGAAACTGTTGAAACAGTCTATGACAGCATAATCTGCCACAGTTACTCAAATCACAAAGTACCTCGATTTATTGAGGGAAAAATTTTACAGGATGCTGACAGGCTCGATACGATAGGGGCAATAGCTATTGCCCGCCTTTTTAACCACAACAATGGAATCAAGCGCCCTCTCTATTCTCCGGAGATAAAACCCAAGAAAACATACGATGGGATTTCTCTGACTTATCTAAATCACATTTTTGAAAAGATTTTAAAAATCACCCCGGACAGCTTTTGGACAGAAACCGCACAGAAAATGGCCAGAGAGCGTTATCAATTCACCCTTGAGTTTACAAGAAAGTTTTTGAGAGAATGGTATGCTCTGGATTGA
- a CDS encoding acylphosphatase → MKTYHLLISGLVQGVGFRYFTFRRARKLGIKGYVRNTADGKVEIYASGPEERLEDFVTVVSRGPMYADVREVDKEELPYMPFDDFEIRP, encoded by the coding sequence ATGAAAACATACCATTTGCTCATTTCCGGTTTAGTTCAGGGAGTCGGTTTTAGATATTTCACATTCAGAAGAGCAAGAAAGCTTGGTATTAAAGGTTACGTGAGAAATACTGCTGATGGGAAAGTGGAAATATATGCCTCGGGTCCAGAAGAAAGGCTGGAAGATTTTGTTACGGTGGTTTCAAGAGGTCCTATGTATGCCGATGTAAGAGAAGTGGATAAAGAAGAGCTCCCTTATATGCCTTTTGATGATTTTGAAATAAGACCGTGA